Proteins from one Erysipelothrix larvae genomic window:
- a CDS encoding GNAT family N-acetyltransferase produces MLDKTLPYIGVIMIKNKTQDYPRYSLPNGYSYSFYKPGFEKDWALLIYALENTNSLNEAENIFQKEFLTRPDLLKNRCLFILDDHQHIVSTASLWEGNHFGCVMTRIHWVSTAKDHQQKGLVKALMTRLLDLNQELALTTPIYLTSQTWSYKAINIYEHFGFEPYLGDKPLNWKSNAFNLENPKAWEMIHRKIQAYKNLKD; encoded by the coding sequence ATGCTAGATAAAACATTGCCTTACATTGGTGTCATCATGATAAAAAACAAAACTCAAGATTATCCACGCTATTCATTACCAAATGGATATTCATACTCGTTTTATAAACCAGGGTTTGAGAAAGATTGGGCGTTACTGATTTATGCATTGGAGAATACCAATTCACTCAATGAAGCAGAAAACATCTTCCAAAAAGAGTTTTTAACAAGACCAGACTTACTCAAAAACCGTTGCTTATTTATTCTCGATGACCACCAACACATTGTATCAACCGCTTCCTTATGGGAAGGCAATCATTTTGGTTGTGTCATGACCCGCATTCATTGGGTATCAACCGCCAAAGACCACCAACAAAAAGGTCTTGTTAAAGCGTTGATGACGCGACTTCTCGATTTAAACCAAGAACTCGCACTCACCACGCCCATCTACCTTACATCGCAAACCTGGAGTTATAAGGCAATTAATATCTATGAGCATTTTGGATTTGAACCCTACTTAGGGGACAAGCCTTTGAACTGGAAATCAAATGCGTTTAACCTAGAAAACCCAAAAGCATGGGAAATGATTCATCGGAAAATACAAGCATATAAGAATCTTAAAGATTAG
- the hisS gene encoding histidine--tRNA ligase, with product MSNKFVAPRGTQDIYGEQSKKWQSLERDARAIAAKYHIEEIRTPIFEHTEVFKRENDASDMVNKEMYTFIDKGDRSLTLRPEATAGISRAFVEHKLYANGKGVQRYFSIGPNFRYERPQKGRMRIFNQFNIEVFSEANPVVDVETIMIGLDYIQKLGIKDFQVVINTLGDKESQKAYRDRLTEYFKPYVDTLCADCKRRYTQNPLRILDCKVDGDKPEVVNAPKSRDSLNETSRVYFETVCSLLDSMHINYRVDDSMVRGLDYYNHTVFEVVSTDPNAGAQSTIFAGGRYSEMVEYFGGPKTDAIGFAIGLERALIYAEMSGTHFDTEDHIDVYGMPRDKESVLSIFKAIQALRHEGFICDFDHDVRSMKAQFKTVDRTHAKVVIICGENERANNQLTLKNIETQQQLQLSLEEGIETIKEWLKGA from the coding sequence ATGTCAAACAAATTTGTAGCACCCCGTGGTACTCAAGATATTTATGGGGAACAGTCCAAGAAATGGCAGAGCTTAGAACGCGATGCACGCGCCATCGCAGCGAAATATCACATTGAGGAAATCAGAACACCAATCTTTGAACATACTGAAGTATTTAAACGTGAAAACGATGCAAGTGACATGGTAAATAAGGAAATGTATACCTTTATTGACAAAGGGGATCGTTCATTAACACTGCGTCCTGAAGCCACAGCAGGGATATCTCGTGCATTTGTTGAACACAAGCTTTATGCAAATGGTAAAGGCGTTCAACGTTATTTCAGTATCGGACCTAACTTTAGATATGAACGGCCACAAAAAGGACGGATGCGTATCTTTAACCAATTTAATATTGAAGTTTTCAGTGAAGCCAATCCGGTTGTTGATGTTGAGACGATTATGATTGGACTTGATTACATTCAGAAACTTGGGATTAAAGATTTCCAAGTTGTTATCAATACATTAGGGGATAAAGAGAGTCAAAAAGCATATCGTGATCGACTTACTGAATACTTCAAGCCCTATGTTGACACCTTATGTGCAGACTGTAAGCGTCGGTATACACAAAATCCACTGAGAATATTGGATTGTAAAGTAGATGGGGATAAACCAGAAGTTGTGAATGCACCTAAGAGTAGAGATTCATTGAATGAAACATCTCGCGTATACTTTGAAACAGTATGTTCCTTATTGGATTCAATGCATATCAATTACCGCGTGGATGATTCCATGGTGCGTGGGCTTGATTACTATAATCACACTGTGTTTGAAGTTGTATCAACAGATCCAAATGCAGGTGCCCAATCTACAATTTTCGCAGGTGGTCGCTATAGCGAAATGGTTGAATACTTTGGTGGCCCTAAAACAGATGCAATAGGATTTGCGATTGGGCTTGAACGTGCATTGATATACGCAGAAATGTCTGGAACACACTTTGATACGGAAGATCACATTGATGTTTATGGGATGCCACGCGATAAAGAATCAGTGCTGTCAATCTTTAAAGCCATCCAAGCATTAAGACACGAAGGCTTTATCTGTGACTTTGATCATGATGTGAGATCGATGAAGGCTCAATTCAAAACAGTCGACCGTACACATGCAAAAGTTGTGATTATTTGCGGAGAAAATGAACGTGCAAACAATCAACTCACACTTAAGAATATTGAAACACAACAACAACTTCAACTGTCTTTAGAAGAAGGCATTGAAACAATTAAAGAATGGTTAAAAGGAGCTTAA
- the aspS gene encoding aspartate--tRNA ligase gives MKRTHHNGTLRMEHVGQRVELVGWVSKRRNFGSIVFIDLRDRSGLVQLVINQEEFPRVDKIRSEYVLSISGIVNERKDKNPKLPTGDVEIVVDGLEIINEAQQTPMIIADETDALEDTRLKYRYLDLRRPIMQDRLIKRSKITGQMRRTLEDLGFLEIETPMLTKSTPEGAREYLVPSRVHKGEFYALAQSPQIFKQLLMIGGLERYYQIARCFRDEDLRADRQLDFTQVDIEASFLSQDEFMAIIEQVASDVMVHVLGHEKPEFPRISFYDALNVYGSDKPDLRFELHLSDVNGVFKDSEFKVFQDTLTQGGALRALVLSGNHADTITRKVSDKYTDLVKKNGMKGLVVLKAQQDTLSGSAAKFLSETEIKALYQTLNLQENDVLFIGSGEWEQTCTAMGALRLQLAKDFDLIPENTFKYAWIVDFPMFELGEEGEIIARHHPFTSPKREDIELLDSDPLKVTAQAYDLSLNGFEVAGGSMRIYDQTLQAKMFNIIGFSNEDIESRFGFFVDAFKYGTPPHGGIAFGLDRYAMALTESDSIRDVIAFPKNASARCPLTNAPAPATEKQLKELHIEIED, from the coding sequence ATGAAACGAACACATCATAATGGAACCCTTAGAATGGAACATGTTGGACAACGTGTCGAACTTGTAGGGTGGGTATCAAAACGCAGAAACTTTGGATCAATTGTCTTTATTGATTTGCGCGATCGCAGTGGTTTAGTCCAATTGGTTATCAATCAAGAAGAATTTCCACGTGTCGACAAGATTCGCAGTGAATATGTATTAAGTATTTCTGGAATCGTGAATGAACGTAAAGATAAGAATCCAAAACTTCCTACAGGTGATGTTGAGATTGTAGTTGATGGACTTGAAATCATCAACGAAGCACAACAAACTCCGATGATTATTGCGGACGAAACGGATGCACTTGAAGATACACGACTTAAATATCGCTATCTTGACCTTCGTCGTCCAATTATGCAAGATCGTTTGATCAAACGGTCAAAGATTACCGGACAAATGCGTCGTACCTTAGAGGATTTAGGATTCTTAGAAATCGAAACACCCATGCTTACGAAATCAACACCTGAAGGAGCACGCGAATACTTAGTGCCATCACGCGTTCATAAAGGTGAATTCTATGCTTTAGCACAATCTCCACAAATCTTCAAACAATTACTGATGATTGGTGGCTTAGAACGGTATTATCAAATTGCACGATGCTTCCGTGATGAGGACTTAAGAGCAGACCGTCAACTCGACTTTACCCAAGTGGATATCGAAGCATCATTTTTAAGTCAAGATGAGTTTATGGCAATTATTGAACAGGTTGCATCCGATGTTATGGTTCATGTCCTTGGTCATGAAAAACCAGAGTTTCCACGCATTTCATTCTATGATGCTTTAAATGTTTATGGCAGTGATAAACCGGATCTTCGTTTTGAATTACACCTCAGTGATGTTAATGGTGTATTCAAAGACAGTGAATTTAAAGTCTTCCAAGACACATTAACACAGGGCGGTGCATTGCGTGCACTTGTGCTTTCTGGAAACCATGCAGATACAATTACCCGTAAAGTGAGTGATAAGTATACCGATCTTGTCAAGAAAAATGGCATGAAAGGATTGGTTGTCTTAAAAGCCCAACAAGACACACTATCTGGAAGTGCAGCGAAGTTCTTATCAGAAACTGAAATAAAAGCACTTTACCAAACCCTTAACTTACAAGAAAACGACGTGCTCTTTATTGGAAGCGGTGAATGGGAGCAAACCTGTACTGCAATGGGTGCACTTCGACTTCAATTGGCAAAAGATTTTGACTTAATTCCAGAAAATACATTTAAGTATGCATGGATTGTAGACTTCCCAATGTTTGAACTGGGTGAAGAAGGGGAAATCATTGCCCGTCACCATCCATTTACCTCACCAAAACGTGAAGACATTGAGCTCTTGGATTCAGATCCACTTAAAGTTACAGCACAAGCCTATGACTTATCACTCAATGGATTTGAAGTTGCAGGCGGTTCGATGCGTATTTATGATCAAACCCTTCAAGCGAAAATGTTCAATATTATCGGATTTAGTAATGAAGATATTGAAAGTCGCTTTGGATTCTTTGTGGATGCCTTTAAATATGGTACACCACCACATGGTGGTATTGCCTTTGGGCTAGATCGCTATGCGATGGCATTAACAGAGTCTGATTCAATTCGCGATGTTATTGCCTTTCCAAAAAATGCATCGGCTCGGTGTCCATTAACCAATGCACCTGCCCCTGCAACAGAAAAACAACTCAAAGAATTACATATTGAGATTGAAGACTAA